Genomic DNA from Rhodothermales bacterium:
CATCGTCGCCGGCTTCGCCATCTTCATCGCGTGCCTCGGGCTGTTCGGCCTCGCAGCCGTCACGACCGAACAGCGAACCAAGGAGATCGGCATCCGCAAGGCGCTCGGCGCCACCATCCCCCAGCTTCTGATGCTGCTTTCGAAGGAGTACCTGCGTCTCGTCGCCGTCGCGTTTGTCATCGCTTCGCCGATCGCGTTTGTGCTGATGCGCTCCTGGCTGGCCGAGTATCCGTATCGCATCGACATCGGCTTCGGCGTCTTTGTGCTCGCCGGCGTGCTCACGCTCGTCATCGCGCTGGGTACAATCAGCTACCGATCCCTCGCCGCCGCAAGGTCGAATCCGGTGGATACGTTGCGCTACGAATGACCCCGTGGGCATCCAACCGACGCAGTCACGACCCTGCAGACACGGCAACGCAGCGCACGGCCTCGACGTGGGTCAAGCGCCGAAGGGTTGAACGCTGCGCGCCGCGCGCGTTTAAGCTTCTTTATGGGTACCCAAGCTTCTTTAAGAGTACCTCAACCCCTCGAGTACCTCAACCCCTCGAGTCCGTCATCCCCGACCTGATCGGGGATCCATAGAAGGCTTAAGAATTCCTCCTGTGCGGTTCCTGACGCGACTTTATGCAACCGGTATGCCTCGTATGGATCCCCGATCGGGGTCGGGGATGACGAGCCGGGATGTGGGGAGTTAGCCATTTCCCCCATGTCATACCCCTACCGGCTGACGGGCAACGCGCGGCGGAGCCGGATGTCGGCCGACGACGCGCCGACCTGGATCTCGACGGGGCGATGCTCCAGCACCCACCGGTCGTTCTCGGCGTCCCAGTACCGGAGGTCGTCAGCGTCGATGGGCAGCTGAACCGTCTTCGTCTCGCCGGCCGCCAGCGCGATCCTCGCGAACCCCCGCAATTCCTTCCGGGGCCGCGTCACCGAGGCCTCGGGATAGCTGACATACAGCTGGACCACCTCTTCCCCGGTGCGCGAGCCGGTATTCGTCACCTCGACGCTCACCTCCACGCGCCCGCCTTCCGGGAGAACGGGCGCGCTCGTCCGCAGGTTGGCGTAGGAGAACGTCGTGTAGCTGAGTCCGTAGCCAAAGGGATACAACGGCTCGCCCTCGAAGAAGCGGTAGGTCCGCCCCGCCATGGCGTAGTCCTCGAAGGGAGGCAGGTCGTCGACGCTGCGATAAAACGTGATCGGCAGCCGGCCGGCGGGGTTGTAGTCGCCGAAAAGCACGTCGGCGATGGCGGTCCCCGCGGCCTGGCCGGGATACCAGGCCTCCAGGATGGCCGGCACCTGCTCCTGCGCCCGGTTCACCGCCAGCGCGCTCCCGTTGAGCAGCACCAGCACGGTCGGTTTGCCGAGCGCGACGATCCGCTCCATCAGCCGCCGCTGGGAGGCCGGCAGGACGATATCCGTCCGGTCGCCGCCCCGAAACCCGTCGATTTCCACCTTCATCTCCTCGCCCTCCATACGGGGCGTGAGCCCTAGCGCGAGGATGACGGCATCGGCATCCCGGGCCGCATCGAGAGCCTCCGCCTCGAGGTCGCCCTGCGGCGCGGCCCAGACGAGTTGAAGTTGTGCGTCGCTGTACGACTCCTTCGCGTCGATCCGGAACCGGTAGCGCTTGCCGGCTTCGAGCCGGATCGGCGCCGAGGTCGTGGCGCGCGGGTCGCCCAGTTCGTCGCGGTAATTGTACTGGGAGCGGACCAGCAGGCTGTCGTCGAGGTACAGCTCGAACCACATGGTGGCGATCGTGCCGAGCTGGTACATCCCCGTTCGTTCCGGACGGATCTCGCCTGTCCAGCGGACGCTGAAGTCGTCCCCGTCCATGTCGGCGCGGGGCGCCCTGTCGTGCCAGTTGGCATCCAGGAGCGGGTCGACGCCGGCAAAAAGCGGATCTCCGCTCATCGCGTAGTCGCCGAAATATTCGGCCTGGACGCCCGGTCGGCCTTCCGGGGTGAACAGGACGCTCGCAGGCACCGTCTCATACATCGGAAACCCGTCCGCCAGCTCGGCGCCGCGCGCGTAGCGCACCTCGGTCTGCGGCGAAACCGCCTCTCGGATGCCGCGCAGGGGCGTGACCACGTCGGCCGGCACGCCGTTGTAGTTGCCGAGGAGCATCAGCCACTGATCCGCGTTCGGCCCGATCACGGCGAGCTTCCCGAGGTCCTTGCGAAGCGGCAACACCCCGTCGTTTTTCAGGAGCACCATCGATTTGCGCGCCACCTCGCGCGCGAGGGCGCGGTGCTCGGCATGATCGACGACGCTGTAGGGGATCCGGGCGTAGGCGACGCGCTCGTCGGGGTCGAACATCCCGAGCTTGAACCGCGCCCGAAACAGGCGTTTGACGGCGGTGTCGATCGCGGATTCCTCCACAAGCCCCTGCCGGACGGCGTCGACGAGGTGCGGGTAGGTCTGGGCGCCGCAGTCGAGGTCGGTGCCGGCGTTTACCGCCCGCGCCGCGGCCTCCTCGACGGTGCCGACGAGGCGATGATTCAGGTAGATGTCGTCCAGGGCCCAGCAGTCGGACGTCACGTAGCCGGCGAAGCCCCATTCGCCGCGCAGGATGTCGCCGAGCAACAGATCGCTGCTGCAGGCGGCTTCGCCGTAGAGGCGGTTGTAGGCGCACATGATGGAATACGCGCCGGCCTCGCGGATGCCCGTTTCGAACTGCGGCAGGTAAGTCTCGCGCAGGTCGCGCTCGCTCACCACGGCGTCGAAGACATGCCGCTCGGGCTCCGGCCCGCTGTGGACCGCGAAGTGCTTGACCGTGGCGACCGTTTTGAGGTAGGCCGGGTCATCGCCCTGGAGCCCGCGCACAAACGGCACGGCGAGCCGGCCGGTCAGGTAGGGGTCTTCGCCGTACGTCTCCTGGCCGCGCCCCCACCGCGGATCGCGGAAGAGGTTGATGTTGGGCGACCAGATCGTCAGGCCCTGGTACCGCAAACGCTTTCCGTTGCGGACGAAGGCGTGGTGCTTGGCGCGGGATTCGTCGGAAATCGCCGTGGCCATCCGGAAGATCAGCTCCGTGTCCCAGGTCGCCGCAAGCCCGATGGCCTGGGGATACGACGTAGCGAGGCCGGCCCGCGCGACGCCGTGCAGCGCCTCGTTCCACCAGTTGTATTCGGGGACGCCGAGCCGCTCGATGGCCGGCGCCTGGTCCGACATCTGCGCCACTTTCTCCTCGAGCGTCATCCGCCCCACCAGGTCGTCGACGCGCGCCTCGAGCGTGGCGTCGGGATCGAGGTAGAGGGGGGTCTGGGCCCGAGCCGGCGAAGCGGCCCAGATCAAGAGGGCCAGAATGGCCAGGAGCCGGCCTGTTGCATAGCGACCCGAGGTCGGGAGGATCGTCATGGTGGAAATCGCGGGCTGTTGCGGGATAGAATTCGGTTAAGTGATCATATCAATATACATGCAGCCGCGCAAAACGAAACCCCCGGGGCGACGCCGTTTTGCGTTGCCGGCCGGTCGCCGCATCCGTACCTTGCGGGACGTCCATCCATCCACCCCCCTTTCGCCGCGGCATCATGCGCTCCACACCCAGGCTTCGTATGCTTCGTTCGTTCGTCCTGATCTGGACGCTCGCCACCGTCGTCCCTGCCGCTTACGCGCAGCAACACGCGACGACCTGGCCCGGCGCCTCATGGCCGGTCTCCACCCCGCAGGCCGAGGGCGTGAACCCGGATACCCTCGCCGCCATCCATGCCGACCTCGCCGCCGGCGCTTACGGCGCCGTCGATCATTTCCTGCTCATCCGCCACGGACGCGTCATCGCGGACCATCACTACGACCGCGTCTACCGCCTCCCGCCCGACGCCGCGGACACGACAAACCATCAATACAACTACGACCATCCCGACTGGCACCCGTATCTCCATGGCTCCGAACTGCATACGCTTCAATCGGTCACGAAGAGCGTCAACGCGACAGTCCTGGGCATCGCCATCGACGAGGGATTGATTCCCGGCGTCGACACGCCGGCCATGACCTACTTCGCGGCCTACGATCCGGACCTCTCCGACCCGCGCAAGGCGTCGATGACGATTGAGGATCTGCTGACGATGCGCAGCGGCATCGACTGGTATACCCAGGGCGGGTACGCGAACCCCGAACACAGCACCATCGTGATGGAGCTGAGCGACGCCTGGATCGAGTACATCGTGGGCCGGCCGATGGACGCCGACCCGGGCGCGGCATTCGAATACAACGACGGGGCGAGCGTGCTACTCGGCAAGATCGTCACCGAGGCCACCGGCATGCGCGCCGACACGTACGCGGCGGAACGGCTCTTCAAGCCGATCGGCATCACCGACTATTACTGGAAGATCACGCCGGACGGCGAGGCCGACACCGAAGGCGGCCTCTATCTGAAAACCCACGACCTCGCCCGGATCGGGTACCTGTACCTCCACGGCGGCGTATGGAACGGCCGGCAGGTCGTATCCCGCGACTGGGTGGAACGCTCCACCTCCCCGGTGGTCGCCGACATCGCACCCGGCAACGACCGCGTCAACCTCGGCTACGGCTACCAGTGGTGGGTGCCCGATCAGGAATACGGGCAGACGAAAGTCTTCGCCGGCAACGGCTTTGGCGGCCAGTTCGTGCTGGTCGCGCCCGAATACGACATCGTGGCCGTCTTCAACGGGTGGGACCCGTTCGGCGACAAGTCGACCTGGCGGGTGCTGCAGGAGCGTATTCTGCCGGCGACGACCCGGTAGCGGGTCTACAGCCGCACGAGCGTCCCGGTCCGGATCGCCCCGCCCAGGTCGAGCCGGTACAGATACAGCCCGGCCGGCTGATCCCGCAGATCGATCTCCAGCGGCTGCCGGCCCGTCGGCAAGGTGCCGTCAAAACCGGTCGTCACTTCCTGGCCCAGGCTGTTGTAGACGGTGAGACGGGCATGGATCGGCGCGCCGGCGTTGTGGAGCGTCAGCGTCGCGCGATCGAGGACGGGGTTGGGATACGGCGCTTCCAATTCGAAGGAGGCCGCGGTCTCGGGCGATTCGACGCCGGTGATGATGAGGTCGCGCGCGGCCTGGACGGCGGCTTCGGTATTCACGATCCCGTAGCCGCGGCCAAAATCCGGGGTCGCGGCCTCGCTCGCTGTGGTGCGAAGGATGTCGGCCACCTGTAGCGGGGTGAGGGCCGGGTTGGCTTCCAGCAGCAGGGTGACGATGCCGGCAACCATCGGGCTGGCGAACGACGTCCCGTTGCTGCTTGCGTAGCTCGTGCCGCTCGCGAGGTAGACCGACTGCCCCTGGGCCACGATGTCCGGCTTGGTGCGTCCGTCGGCCGTCGGCCCCCGGCCGCTGAAGTCGACCAGCAGCCCGCCTGTATTGACCGCCCCCACGCTGATCACGTTTTTGCCATCCGAGGGCGTGGTGATGTAGTACCAGCACAGCGTCGGGGACCCGCACCCTTCGTTGCCGGCGGCGCTCACGACGATCATCCCGTGCTCCACGGCCAGATCCGCCGCGATCGTCGTCACGCCGGTATTCCCGTCCATCTCGGCATAGGTGTAGCTGCGTTGCCCGGCGTCGAACGTGCTGTAGCCCAGCGAGACGTTGACGACGTCGACGCCCTGCGCCTCCATCCACTCCAGGCCGGCGACAAAATTATCCTCCTCCTGGTTGGTTTCGGTCGGGGTGTATTCCGTGCGGGCGTGGTAGACCATCGCCCCGTACGCCGGCCCAATGAGCTGCCCCGGCTCGTAGCCGGCCGCCACCGAGATCACCGAAAACCCGTGCGTGCTGGCGTCGGCCGGGAGTCCTGTAAAATCCTGGCTCAGCACGAAGCGGCCGTCCGACACCATCGTCGCCGTCGCCGGATGGGATGCGAGGTTGTTGCCCAGGCCCGTGTCGATGATGCCCAGCTTCACGCCGGCCCCGCTGAGTCCTTCCTCCAGCACCGGCACGGCGTTGACCAGTTCGAGCTGGCCAGCGGAGGCGCCGTAGTCGAGCCGATAGGCGGAGCGCCGATCCTGCACCGGCGCGGCGAACGCCAGGGGCGCCGGCGCCTGTTCAGCGGCGGGCGCCACGATCCCCACCGGTCGAAGCGCGCGCACGAACGGCAGCGCCTCGACCCGCGTCCGCTCCGCATCCGTCAGCACCGCGCTGACGCCGTTGAGCCACCGGCTTTCGACGAGCGGCGCGACGCCCAGGTCGCGCAAGGCGTCGAGGTACGCCGGCGTCAGCGGGGCATCGAGCATGGGGTCCAGCTGGCGGCCGCGGGTGGCGCGCCGCGCGAGGGCGGCCGGCGTGGCGCTGTCGGGTTCGAGCCGCGCCGTGGCGTCGGGCTGTTTGTCCGTGAAGAAGATCCAGTGCTTGGCGGCATCCTGTGCCCGCGCCGGCGCGATCGTGCCGGCCAGCAGCACAAGCATCAACGAGATCGTTCGCATAATCCAGTTCGATTCCAAATGAAAGCGCGTCGTAATCCCCATTCACGAAGAACGGGCATTACGACGCGCAGTGCTTGCAAGATCCTCTCCAGAATGGGTTTCAGGCCGCCAGGTATCGGCACCCGATGCCCTATCGCCTCACCATCCGCTTCGTTTCGCCGCGGCCTTCGGAAAAAAACAGTCGGACTCCGCGAGACGCACCGACAGCCGGCTCGCAGGGCCGTAGCTGCCCGAATCAATCAACTCTTAGTCCCGAGTGGCCGGAGGCACGAAGAATTAAACATAGCCTTGTGCTGCGCGGACAGGTCGGCAACGGTTCGATGCGCGGGTCGAGGCAAACGAGAAATTTACCCCTAGCAACGCGCAAATGTGGCACTGAGATTGTAGGGATGGATGGTTTCCGACCATTCAGCCTGCCGTACAGCATACGCGAAATGCCTGGACGGACCGTTGAGGTCGCTGAGTCGGAATCGCTGCATCGATCCGGTTGTTTTATGAGCGATGTCAAAGCGCCCCGGAGGACACACACCATGCGTTCTCCCACCACCCAGAGTAACCGGATTAGACGCCCAGGACTACGATTGAGTCAGGATCCAACGCTGTATTTGAGGTTTTTTTGATGCTCCGGGACAACCCGGACGTTTCTTCAGACACTGCCTGGCTTCCCCGTAATTCTCCGCTTTTGACCTATACGATGGCCTATTTCAGAATTCTGCTCTTCCTGATCGGGTTCGCCCTACCCATCACGACCTTTGCCGAGACGTTTTACGTCGATCCGGCCGGCAACGATAGCAATCCGGGCACGTCCGCGAAACCATTTCGCACGATCGCGTACGCGGTGAAGCAGGTGTCGCCAGGCGATACGGTGCTGGTGAGGAACGGCGTCTACCGGGAGAAGATCATCATCTCGCGTTCGGGAGCCCCGGGTCAGTATATCGTGCTCAAAGCCGTGAACCAGGGTGGGGCGAAAGTCGAAGTCGCTGAAAGCGGCAAAACAGATGGAATCAAGATCGCGGCCAACTACGTGACGGTGGATGGGTTCGAAGTGTACGACCCGAATCCCG
This window encodes:
- a CDS encoding S8 family peptidase, translating into MRTISLMLVLLAGTIAPARAQDAAKHWIFFTDKQPDATARLEPDSATPAALARRATRGRQLDPMLDAPLTPAYLDALRDLGVAPLVESRWLNGVSAVLTDAERTRVEALPFVRALRPVGIVAPAAEQAPAPLAFAAPVQDRRSAYRLDYGASAGQLELVNAVPVLEEGLSGAGVKLGIIDTGLGNNLASHPATATMVSDGRFVLSQDFTGLPADASTHGFSVISVAAGYEPGQLIGPAYGAMVYHARTEYTPTETNQEEDNFVAGLEWMEAQGVDVVNVSLGYSTFDAGQRSYTYAEMDGNTGVTTIAADLAVEHGMIVVSAAGNEGCGSPTLCWYYITTPSDGKNVISVGAVNTGGLLVDFSGRGPTADGRTKPDIVAQGQSVYLASGTSYASSNGTSFASPMVAGIVTLLLEANPALTPLQVADILRTTASEAATPDFGRGYGIVNTEAAVQAARDLIITGVESPETAASFELEAPYPNPVLDRATLTLHNAGAPIHARLTVYNSLGQEVTTGFDGTLPTGRQPLEIDLRDQPAGLYLYRLDLGGAIRTGTLVRL
- a CDS encoding glycoside hydrolase family 3 C-terminal domain-containing protein, whose amino-acid sequence is MTILPTSGRYATGRLLAILALLIWAASPARAQTPLYLDPDATLEARVDDLVGRMTLEEKVAQMSDQAPAIERLGVPEYNWWNEALHGVARAGLATSYPQAIGLAATWDTELIFRMATAISDESRAKHHAFVRNGKRLRYQGLTIWSPNINLFRDPRWGRGQETYGEDPYLTGRLAVPFVRGLQGDDPAYLKTVATVKHFAVHSGPEPERHVFDAVVSERDLRETYLPQFETGIREAGAYSIMCAYNRLYGEAACSSDLLLGDILRGEWGFAGYVTSDCWALDDIYLNHRLVGTVEEAAARAVNAGTDLDCGAQTYPHLVDAVRQGLVEESAIDTAVKRLFRARFKLGMFDPDERVAYARIPYSVVDHAEHRALAREVARKSMVLLKNDGVLPLRKDLGKLAVIGPNADQWLMLLGNYNGVPADVVTPLRGIREAVSPQTEVRYARGAELADGFPMYETVPASVLFTPEGRPGVQAEYFGDYAMSGDPLFAGVDPLLDANWHDRAPRADMDGDDFSVRWTGEIRPERTGMYQLGTIATMWFELYLDDSLLVRSQYNYRDELGDPRATTSAPIRLEAGKRYRFRIDAKESYSDAQLQLVWAAPQGDLEAEALDAARDADAVILALGLTPRMEGEEMKVEIDGFRGGDRTDIVLPASQRRLMERIVALGKPTVLVLLNGSALAVNRAQEQVPAILEAWYPGQAAGTAIADVLFGDYNPAGRLPITFYRSVDDLPPFEDYAMAGRTYRFFEGEPLYPFGYGLSYTTFSYANLRTSAPVLPEGGRVEVSVEVTNTGSRTGEEVVQLYVSYPEASVTRPRKELRGFARIALAAGETKTVQLPIDADDLRYWDAENDRWVLEHRPVEIQVGASSADIRLRRALPVSR
- a CDS encoding serine hydrolase → MLRSFVLIWTLATVVPAAYAQQHATTWPGASWPVSTPQAEGVNPDTLAAIHADLAAGAYGAVDHFLLIRHGRVIADHHYDRVYRLPPDAADTTNHQYNYDHPDWHPYLHGSELHTLQSVTKSVNATVLGIAIDEGLIPGVDTPAMTYFAAYDPDLSDPRKASMTIEDLLTMRSGIDWYTQGGYANPEHSTIVMELSDAWIEYIVGRPMDADPGAAFEYNDGASVLLGKIVTEATGMRADTYAAERLFKPIGITDYYWKITPDGEADTEGGLYLKTHDLARIGYLYLHGGVWNGRQVVSRDWVERSTSPVVADIAPGNDRVNLGYGYQWWVPDQEYGQTKVFAGNGFGGQFVLVAPEYDIVAVFNGWDPFGDKSTWRVLQERILPATTR